In Aspergillus nidulans FGSC A4 chromosome II, a single window of DNA contains:
- a CDS encoding protein CYP5073A1 (transcript_id=CADANIAT00004176): protein MALYDVFSTSLTDPLHLTLGILSISLPLLWYLRRGKQTQEQAQSNAPRSWPFNPASLDRKESESPILTFGNSIILPNRYAHEIRNNDLLSFRDGLEKDFLTTVPGLEAMFTGTFHNHIVWDTASAFSRKLGALIEPLTTETGIFLRENWSDDTEWHAISLNETMNLLIAQLTARIFIGEELCRNRDWIQNAISYTAHRTAAMKELHWYGRLIPLAHWFLPSCRALRGCVRAGRPFVERVLEARRTTQGKGEDKSIDALSWIDGVAGENGTKYDATLTQLRLAYAAVHTTSDMMTKVVAALCEHQELIQPLREEIVTVVKEHGWSEAALAKMVLLDSVLKETQRLEPLASFTLSRIAREPVVLNDGTRIPKGAQVRLTTDNMWNSSVYPDAAIFDGYRFVKLREQERGANTGTVGGGGGLSFVSVSANHMGFGYGKHACPGRFFAGAETKVALCHILLKYDFDLVDRALAGAQTDGMMIWRDKRAMLRVKRREAEIDI, encoded by the exons ATGGCTCTATACGACGTTTTCTCTACTTCCTTGACtgatcctcttcatctgacTCTGGGCATCCTGTCCATCTCCCTCCCCTTACTTTGGTATCTGCGACGAGGCAAGCAGACTCAGGAGCAAGCTCAGAGCAATGCTCCCCGTTCCTGGCCCTTTAACCCGGCTAGCTTAGATCGTAAGGAG TCTGAAAGCCCGATTCTCACTTTCGGAAACTCGATTATCCTCCCTAATCGCTACGCTCACGAGATACGAAACAATGACCTTCTCAGCTTCCGGGAtggcttggagaag GATTTCCTAACCACAGTCCCCGGCCTGGAAGCCATGTTCACCGGAACATTCCATAACCATATAGTCTGGGACACGGCATCCGCATTTTCGCGTAAACTGGGTGCTCTAATTGAGCCCTTAACTACAGAGACGGGAATTTTCCTGCGAGAAAATTGGTCTGATGATACAG AATGGCACGCCATCTCCTTAAACGAGACCATGAACCTCCTCATCGCCCAGCTGACAGCGCGCATCTTCATCGGCGAGGAACTTTGCCGCAACCGCGACTGGATCCAGAATGCCATTAGCTACACCGCGCACCGCACAGCTGCAATGAAGGAATTGCATTGGTATGGCCGGCTCATTCCGCTAGCACACTGGTTTCTCCCGTCCTGCAGGGCGCTCCGGGGGTGTGTGAGGGCTGGAAGACCGTTTGTTGAACGTGTTTTGGAAGCTCGTAGGACCACACAAGGTAAGGGTGAAGATAAGAGCATTGATGCATTGTCCTGGATTGACGGTGTTGCTGGTGAGAATGGCACCAAATACGATGCTACGCTCACGCAGCTCCGACTAGCGTATGCCGCTGTGCATACGACCAGTGACATGATGACGAAAGTGGTAGCGGCGCTCTGCGAACACCAGGAGCTAATACAGCCCCTTCGCGAGGAGATCGTCACTGTCGTAAAAGAGCATGGGTGGAGTGAAGCCGCTTTGGCGAAGATGGTTCTGCTTGATAGTGTCTTGAAGGAGACGCAGAGGTTGGAGCCGCTTGCTAGCT TTACCCTCTCCCGCATCGCCCGCGAACCCGTCGTTCTAAACGACGGCACCCGCATCCCAAAGGGCGCACAAGTCCGTCTAACAACAGACAACATGTGGAACTCATCCGTGTATCCCGATGCCGCAATATTCGATGGCTATCGCTTCGTAAAGCTCCGTGAGCAGGAGAGGGGTGCCAATACTGGCACTgtcggcggcggtggtggcctTTCGTTCGTTAGCGTAAGCGCCAATCATATGGGCTTTGGATACGGAAAGCACGCGTGCCCAGGGCGGTTCTTTGCCGGCGCGGAGACAAAGGTCGCACTGTGTCATATTTTGCTCAAGTATGATTTTGACCTAGTGGACAGAGCACTTGCTGGGGCGCAGACAGACGggatgatgatttggagGGATAAGAGGGCTATGTTGAGGGTTAAGAGGAGGGAGGCGGAGATAGATATTTAG
- a CDS encoding prenyltransferase spyF (transcript_id=CADANIAT00004177) produces MAHSKRDLNHLAIDLLVLSRFNRYNPLLATFAGVWATLLAGSDRIAHSQGRSADTDSISPEYVLQQALLCFTCSFVFCGAGMVWNDWIDLQIDRQVARTKNRPLARGAVTASEALLWMGAQYVASWFLVSWMLEGENVPAAMLPVTLSTILYPFAKRPIFRRLHIYPQYLLGFTLAYPSLIGVLAIKGLNQPLSASISESLPLAIMVFTWTLYLNTAYSYQDIEDDQKMGVNSSYVFAGSYIHYLLVLLAGLTLGALGCQLAVQGSEWLWGSWMGVWLWSFLGQLGRFDKTRPESGGGLHRENFLLGVWTIGICAVELVL; encoded by the exons ATGGCACACTCCAAGCGAGATCTAAACCATCTGGCCAttgacctcctcgtcctATCCAGATTCAACAGATACAACCCGCTTCTGGCCACCTTTGCTGGAG TCTGGGCCACCCTCCTAGCCGGATCCGACAGAATCGCCCACTCACAGGGTCGAAGTGCAGATACAGATTCAATCTCACCCGAATATGTCCTCCAACAAGCCCTCCTCTGCTTCACATgcagcttcgtcttctgcggTGCAGGGATGGTTTGGAATGACTGGATAGACCTGCAAATTGACAGACAGGTCGCACGGACAAAGAACCGCCCGCTTGCACGGGGGGCCGTCACTGCATCTGAAGCGTTGCTCTGGATGGGCGCTCAGTATGTCGCGAGCTGGTTCTTGGTTTCATGGATGCTAGAAGGGGAGAATGT accagcagcGATGCTCCCCGTAACGCTCAGCACGATTCTCTACCCCTTTGCTAAACGACCCATCTTCCGCCGCTTACACATCTACCCCCAATACCTCCTCGGCTTCACACTAGCATATCCTTCCCTAATCGGGGTACTCGCGATAAAAGGCCTCAACCAGCCCCTCTCAGCTTCCATATCCGAATCTCTCCCGCTAGCAATAATGGTCTTCACCTGGACGCTCTACCTCAACACCGCATACAGCTACCAAGACATCGAGGATGATCAGAAGATGGGCGTGAACTCTTCGTATGTGTTCGCGGGCTCGTATATCCACTACTTGCTTGTGCTGCTTGCCGGACTAACGCTGGGGGCTCTGGGGTGTCAGCTGGCTGTGCAGGGGTCTGAGTGGCTTTGGGGGAGTTGGATGGGGGTCTGGCTTTGGTCTTTCTTGGGGCAGCTGGGGAGGTTTGATAAGACTAGGCCTGAGAGTGGGGGCGGTTTGCATAGGGAGAATTTTTTGTTGGGGGTCTGGACAATTGGTATTTGTGCTGTTGAGTTGGTTCTTTGA